The proteins below are encoded in one region of Pongo pygmaeus isolate AG05252 chromosome 20, NHGRI_mPonPyg2-v2.0_pri, whole genome shotgun sequence:
- the ELOF1 gene encoding transcription elongation factor 1 homolog, producing the protein MGRRKSKRKPPPKKKMTGTLETQFTCPFCNHEKSCDVKMDRARNTGVISCTVCLEEFQTPITYLSEPVDVYSDWIDACEAANQ; encoded by the exons ATGGGGCGCAGAAAGTCAAAACGAAAGCCGCCTCCCAAGAAGAAGATGACAGGCACCCTCGAGACCCAGTTCACCTGCCCCTTCTGCAACCACGAGAAATCTTGTGATGTGAAAAT GGACCGTGCCCGCAACACCGGAGTCATCTCTTGTACCGTGTGCCTAGAGGAATTCCAGACGCCCATAACGT ATCTGTCAGAACCCGTGGATGTGTACAGTGATTGGATAGACGCCTGCGAGGCAGCCAATCAGTAG
- the CNN1 gene encoding calponin-1 isoform X2 has protein sequence MDGLKDGIILCEFINKLQPGSVKKINESTQNWHQLENIGNFIKAITKYGVKPHDIFEANDLFENTNHTQVQSTLLALASMAKTKGNKVNVGVKYAEKQERKFEPGKLREGRNIIGLQMGTNKFASQQGMTAYGTRRHLYDPKLGTDQPLDQATISLQMGTNKGASQAGMTAPGTKRQIFEPGLGMEHCDTLNVSLQMGSNKGASQRGMTVYGLPRQVYDPKYCLTPEYPELGEPAHNHHAHNYYNSA, from the exons ATGGACGGCCTCAAAGATGGCATCATTCTTTGCGA ATTCATCAATAAGCTGCAGCCAGGCTCCGTGAAGAAGATCAATGAGTCAACCCAAAATTGGCACCAG CTGGAGAACATCGGCAACTTCATCAAGGCCATCACCAAGTATGGGGTGAAGCCCCACGACATCTTTGAGGCCAACGACCTGTTTGAGAACACCAACCATACACAGGTGCAGTCCACCCTCCTGGCTTTGGCCAGCATG GCGAAGACGAAAGGAAACAAGGTGAACGTGGGAGTGAAGTACGCAGAGAAGCAGGAGCGGAAATTCGAGCCGGGGAAGCTAAGAGAAGGGCGGAACATCATTGGGCTGCAG ATGGGCACCAACAAGTTTGCCAGCCAGCAGGGCATGACGGCCTACGGCACCCGGCGCCACCTCTACGACCCCAAGCTGGGCACAGACCAGCCTCTGGACCAGGCGACCATCAGCCTGCAGATGGGCACCAACAAAGGAGCCAGCCAG GCTGGCATGACTGCGCCAGGGACCAAGCGGCAGATCTTCGAGCCGGGGCTGGGCATGGAGCACTGCGACACGCTCAATGTCAGCCTGCAGATGGGCAGCAACAAGGGCGCCTCGCAGAGGGGCATGACGGTGTATGGGCTGCCACGCCAGGTCTATGACCCCAAGTACTGTCTGACTCCCGAGTACCCAGAGCTGGGTGAGCCCGCCCACAACCACCACGCACACAACTACTACAATTCTGCCTAG